The segment CGGACGCTGGAGGCCGCCGCCGAGATGGCTGCCCGACTCCAGGCCGGGATCCGGGAACGAGCCGCCGCCTGCCGCCCCTTGCTCCAGCCCGCCCCGGCGACGGCCCCACCGCCGCACGCCCAGCATCCCGTCCAGCCCCCGCCGGGCCGGGCCACACCCACCGGAGGAATCTCATGACCACCACACCATCGCCGGACCCGAGGATCGAAGCCGTCGCTGCCCGGCTGAAGGAGGCCGTCCAGGAGCGCGCCGAGGCGCTCGGGCCGCCGCCGGTCTGGCAACCGATCTGGAAGCGGCCCCGCAAGCCGAAGACCATCAAGGTGAAGAAGGAGGAGCTGGCCAAGCAGAGCAAGCGCCTCAAGGCCGTTGGGATGCGCCGCTTCTACGGTTCCCAGGCGTGCCGACCCCGGCCCCGACAGAACTGAATAGGCGGCGCCGCGGCCCGCCGCGATGCCCGCGCCCTGTCCCGGATGCGGCACTCGGACGCCTGGTTGTGGTGACGATCACCGGGCATCGTCTACTCAGTGGACCGCCCGATGCCGACACTGAGTAGAGCCCACTGAGTGGACTCCACCCAGTGGGCGCCACTTTACTCAGTGGGTTCCACCGGGTGTGTGCTGTCCGGGGGGCCCAACGCCGAGCGGGAGGCGGCGGCGAGATCGGCAGCTTCAAGAGTGTCGGGGTGGTTGGGTCCGAGAGTGCGCGTGCGGTCGGACAGCACCTGCTCCCTCAAGCGCAGGGCCTCTTCGTGCCGGCCGAGGAGCGTGTGGGTGATGGCGAGGCTGCTCCTGGCGTCAATCGTGTCTGGGTGGTCGGGGCCCAGTTGCCGCTCGTGCGTGGTGAGGACCCGCTCCTCCAGAGCGAGGGCATCTTCGTACCTGCCGAGCGCGCACAGCGAATTGGCCAGGGCCATCAGGACCAAGACGGTTTCGGAGTGTTCCGGCCCATGGACGCGCTCGCTCGCGCCGAGCATGAACGCCAGCACGCGCGCGGCGTCTGAATGACGGTCCGCACTGCCGTACGCCACAGACAGCTGGAGCTTGGCGGCGAGGGTCTGCGGATGATCAGCACCCAGTGCTCGCTCGCGGTCGACCGCTGACTGCTCCGCGACGGCGATGGCCTCGTCGGTGTGCCCGGTATCCATTTGGGCGACGAGGAGGCAGCAGCGGTAGTTGGCAGTCAGAGGGTGGTCGGGGCCGAGGACACGCTCGCCGTCTGCAACCAGAGATTCCAGCAGGCGGAGGCCTTCCTCGGCTCTGCCGATATCGAGGTGAACGAGAGCGAGTCCTCCTCGGGCGTCGAGGGTGTCGGGGTGCTCGGGCCCCAGGGCCTGTTCGCAGACGGCGATCGCCGTCGCGAGGAGGGGGAGTGCGTCCTCGTGCCGGCCGACTGCTTGGTAGGAGTAAGCCAGGTTGTTTCGGGCCAGGCCGGTAGCGGGGTGATCGGGACCGAATATACGTTCACGGTCACTCAGGACGCGTTCGCCGAGGCTGATGGCCTCCTCATAGCGGCCGACCGCGCAGTAGTGCTGCGCGAGATTCCCGCGAGCGCTGAGGGTGTCAGGGTGATCGCGGCCTCGAAGACGTTCGGCGTCGGTCACCGATTGCTGGTGCAGTCGTAAGGCGTCCTCGTTGCGATCGGTACGGTCGTAGAGGGCTGCGAGACTCAGCCGGCTCTGGAGGGTATGGGGGTGCTCCGGGCCCAGCGTGCGCTCAAGAGCGGCGGCCACCGTCGTGATCAGCCCAAGTGCTTCCTCGCGCCGCTCCATCTTGGCGTAGACGGTCGCGAGGCTTCCCCGGACCGTCAGGGTCGTGGGATGGTCGGGCCCCAGGACCCGTTCGCTCTCGGACATCGCCTGCTCCCCCAGCGAAAGGGCGATGTCGTAGTGGCCGAGCTGGCCGTGGTGTTGGGCAACACCAGCATGTGCGATGAGCGTGTACGGGTGCTTGGGTCCGAGGATCCTCTCGCAGTCGGCGAGGAGCGCCTCGGCGACGTGCAACGCGTCGTGGTAGCGCCCGAGGGCCTCGTAGATCTGGGAAAGGTCGAGCCGGGAGAGGAGGGCGTCCGGGTGATCGGTGCCCAGCAGCTGTTCGCGCTCGGCCAGTACTTGCTCTGCCAGGAGGAGGGCGTCACCGTGGAGACCGAGTTCGCGGTAGACGTGGGCGAGGTTGGCACGGGCGCGCAAGGTCTCGGGGTGGTGCTCGCCCAGGAGGCGCTGCCGCTGGGCCACCACATGGAGGCCTAGCTCTCTGGCTTCCTCGTGGCGGCCGAGTTCCGCATAGGAAACGACGAGGTTGGACTGGGCATTGAGGGTGTCGGGGTGGTCGGGGCCCAGCAGCTGTGCGCGTGCAATGAGGACCTGTTGCCTGATGCGGAAGGCCTCCTCGTACTGACCGAGCGCACCGTGAGTGGAGGCGACGTGCAACAGGGTGCCCAGAGTCTTTGGGTGGTCGCCTCCCAGGAGGCGCTGTTGGGCATCGGCGACCAGCTGGTTGAGGCGGTGGGCGTCCTGCGGCCGTCCGAGCATCCGGTAGGAGGAGGCGAGGTTGCCGCGGGCCTCGTGGGTATCGAGGTGGTCGCCTCCCAGGAGGCGCTCACGGACGGCCAGTACGTGCTCATCCAGGCGACGGGCCTCCTCGTACCTGCCGAGTTGCCGGAAACTCGAGCCGACCTCGGCCTGCGCGCGGAGGGTGTCCGGGTGGTCACCTCCCAGGAACCGTTCACGGGAGGCGAGTACCCGCTCGCTCAGGCGCAGTGCCTCCTCGTACGTGCCCAGTACCCGGTACGTACGTGCCAGCTCCGCAAGGGCGGTGAGCGTGTCGGAATGGTCAGCGCCGAGTGACTCTTCGGCCTGAGGGACCACCTCCTGCCAGTAGACGCGCGCGGCATGCGTGAGGCCGTTGTCGAGCAAGCTCCGTCCGGCACGGAAGACGAGCGCACGGGTGTTGTCCCGCCAGGGCTCGCTTGCATCCGTGCGGGCGAGGGTAGCGGTGTTGGCCCGCAGGACTGCCGCCAGGGCGTGCTCCCGCTGATCGGGGTCAGGCCAGATACTCAGCAGGCCGTCAGCGGCGGCCGACACGGCCGAGGACGCCGGTTCGGAGCCTGGGGCGGGGCCCGCTTCGCGAACGGCGCGGGCTGTCAGGGAGTGGATGCCCACGTGGAGATGCTCCCTGTGGGCGCTGTAGTTGATCAGGGCGTAGCGGTGTAGGACCAGGAGGGCCGAGCGCACCTCGTCTGGTGTCGGCGTACTCTCCGCCGATGCCGCGGGCTGACGGTGCCGGGCGAGGTGGTCGAGGACCGCTGGCGCGGACCAGAGCGCCTCCGGGTGGCCGGCAGGGTCCAGCAGCGCGGCGAGTTCGAGGACGAGCCGGACCAACCCGTCCGGACTCGCGGTCGTGGCCGCGTCCAGGGAGAGCAGCAGAGCCGCGCCGACGTGGCGGCCGTACCCCTCGGTGTCGGCCCAGACCGGCAGGAGTTCGTCGAGCCCACGCGTGCGGTCGCGCAGCCGTCGTAGGTAGGCGCCGCCAGACAGCTGTTCGTTGATGAGGTATGCGGCGGCGTGCCCGATGGCAAGGGGCAGATGCCCGAGGTCTTCCGCCAGCTCCTGCGCCGAGCCGTCCAGCAGGTGGCCGACGCCTTCGGCCCCCAGACGCTGCTCCAGGTAGGCGGCCGCCTCGGTGCCGCTGAAGACGCCGATGTCGATCCGAGCCCGGCCTTGACCGGTCAGCCGCACGTCCTTGAGCCGCGAGGTGGCCAGCACACGGCCGATACCGGGGCGTCCCGGAGGCCACCAAGGAGCGACCGCGCCCGGATCGGCGACATCGTCGAGCACGACCAGCCAGGTACGGCTGGTGGCAGCCAGCCACCCCAGAAAGGCCCGGGCGTCCTGCTCGGAGTCCTCGCCCAGCGCGCCCGGCGCCTGGACGAGCACTGCGGCTTGTGCGTAGAGGCTGACGACCTGCTGCACATCGGCGGCCGGAACCCACAGCACCAACTCGGTGCCATCCAGTACCGCCTCGTGAACGTACGCGGCAGCCAGCTGGGACTTGCCCACGCCTCCGGGACCGGAGAGCACCTGCGCCAGGACAGGCGTCTTCCCCGCCCCCCGGACGCTGTCGATCTCCGCCCGCAGACCGCTCCGGGGCTGGAACGCCGAGGCAAGCAGGGGCGGCGTGCCGATGCGCATCGGCCAGACGGGTTCCGGCCGGGAGGGCTGGTGGATGGTGACGCTGCTGTGCGGACCGAGGGCGCTGGCGACGATGTCCCGACCGGCGGCGACGCTTCCACCGCTGGCCTGGACGAACGCGGCCGCCATGACCTCCAGCGTGGGCGCTGGGTCGTCCGCGGAATCCTCTGGTGCTGGTGCTGGTGCTGGTGCTGGTGCTGCATTGCGGCGGCGCGGCCAGAGAGGACTCATCAGGCTGCGCCTTCGCCCACCAGGGCGTGCCCGCAGACACCGTCGCGGTCCTGTGCGGCGGCGAAGGTCGCCGTACCGCGCGCTAAGGCCGACACCACAGAAGACATCCCGACCGACCCTCGCCCCCCAACGCGCCCTCCTCCTGGACCGGATTGCCCGCACGGAGCCCGGCCGGCAGCCTCCTCGCCCACGTCAATCCGCACTGGCACAGATTCTTCTCCCCCACGTCGGCACGCGTACATACAGTCAGGGCTCCGCAGGAGCGGCATCTCCACAGCCGACGGCGAAGCGTTCCAGCGCCCGGACACCAGCTCCGGTCTCACTGGACTTGGCTCCCTTCTCCAAGCGCGCTGCCGGTGATGTCCCCGCCGGCAGCGATGCCTCCGGGCTCAGCTGTCACGCTCGGGGTAGGCGCCACTGCCCCGTCCGCAGGGGCCGCTGTGCTTGCCGGTGGCGGTTGGGCGCTCACACGGGAATTCGATCCCAACGCGCTGCCGGTGATGTTCCCGCCGACGGCGATCCCACCTGTGCCGGCTTGCACGCTGTATCCGGCTGAAGGCGTGTCCCGACGGTTCAGGGAGGCCACCGCGATGACGAGACCAGCGCATGCGAGGACCGCGCCGATGATGCTGGCGATTCTGTCGCCGGTGTCGAGGTCCACCGCGATGACGACGACCAGCAGGCCTGTGGTGACGAGCGCGGCCACCACAACTGCCGCCCATACGGCCTTCCGTGCCCCGCCCGACGGTCCCGCCATCATGTCCCCCGTCCGTCCCGCCCCCGCCGCCCTGTGGCTTGGGGGCGGCGGCCCTGACTGCTACTCATACGTAGGCTAGACGCTGACCGACTTCGCGTCTCCGGTAAGCGCCAGGGATCCCGGTCCGGTTCACGGAGAGGCTGACCCGCCCGGAGAACCGGCACGACAAGCTCACGCGAGACAACCTCCTGGATCTGGAGGACCACCACCTGGTGAGGATCGAATCGGTCCAGGAAGATCAGCGACAGGTGTGGGTGCTCACCAGGAGGGGACACGGCGAGGCGAAGAAGCTGCTGGAGCCGAAGGGGATACGGGTGGCGGTGCGGCGGAAGTACACGACGCTCGACGAGCTGTCGAAAATCGAGAACAACCTGGCCGGGATGCGGCAGTCCGGCATCGTCATCCGGGGCGAGCTCGGGCACAGCGGCACTGAGGTGACGACGCTCGACCTGACCCCCAAGACCCCAGAGGCCACAGTGGCCACCTGCGTGGACCTGTCCACCTACGAGCGGTACGACACCCGGGCGAAGAAGATGATCCCCCTGCCCCCGTCTCAGCCCGTGCGTTACCTGATGACGATCCACACGGAGAAGTGGCCCACAGGCGGGATCGTGACCGACCTTCAGCAGGAAGGGGTGCGCACGTGCTGGTGCGACGGACGGCGGCAGCTGCTGGCGTGCTCCTGGCGATCGGCGTTGCCGCGCCGGCCGCCAGGCGGAAGGGCCGGACGGCGGGGTGTGCAAGGGCGGGGACATCTACGTCTCGGTGTGCGCCGAGGACGGGACGCTCTCCGGCGGCTCCTCTGGCTCCTCGGGCTCGACCACTCCGGCCGGCACTGGCACCAGCTCGTCAGGCGGCGGCTCGGCGCCGCCGTGCACGTACGAGAAGCTCGACCCCCAGCCACCGCCGGAGAATCGGCCCCGTCACACGGCAGGTGCTTCCAGGTCAGTCCCGTCATAGAACCGGAATCCCAAGGCGTGAACGAGCGCGACGACTAAGTCCTCCGCCAGCGGATCACACTCAGCCACCAGGGCAGCCCTGAGCGCCACCGGGTCCGGCTGAAGGCCAGCCCCTCGAGCCCAGGCCTCAGCTCGCTCGCCTACTTCGGCCGAATCACCGATCCACTCACCGGGCAGACCGTAATCCCGCGCCATCTCCGGGGACAAAGCACATTGCCATGACAGGCCATCGGGACTCGCTGCCTGAACCGTCACGAAGTCGCTGTCGACCACATGCGCAACCAGCACAGAAGCACGAGTCTCGTCGACTATCGAAGAGTCCGGATCCGTGACAGGGCACGCTTGCAGGATCTGCCACCCGCCATCACGCGCCCACCACAACGGCATACAGTCCGAGGCCCGCATCGCCGCCAGTTCTGTCAGTGGCCGGCTGGCTCGCGCGACGATGAAAGACCCCGAGAACCCCATGACCGGGAACCATAGCCGCGGTCACTGACATCGTCGATTACCCGGCCAAGGCTGCGTGACAGGCCACACGCACGCCGGGAGAGGGTCAGCTGGGGTTCGCGGAAAACGGGCCTTCAGGGCACCGGAACCGGGCCTGTGCCGGGACTGCCGCGAGGACCGGCAGTGCGAGCGCCGCCTGAGGCGCGAACCGCTGCGGCCCGGGAGTCGTCCTGAGGTGTATGAGCATGAACACCATCAACGCGTTACGGCACACCGCGCGCTGGGCCGGTGTTGTGGCCCTCGTTACGACGCTCCTGACGGGCACCGCCACGGCGGCGACCGCCGCGCCCGCGTCCCCTGCCGTCGCCGATGGCCTCAAGCCGGGCGACACCTTCGCCTACCCGAACTACATCCTCCAGCTGGACGGCACGTCCGTCGAAGCCCTCAAGGAGGTCACGGTCAGCGGGGAGCAGACCCTGACCATCGTCCGAGGCCCCAACTACCTGAGCCACGCGGTCACCCGCTGGGTCGACGACGCTATCGCCGGGCGCGAGGGACGGCTTAAGACGGCGACGATCCTCTGCATCGACTACGGCGGCAACGTCGCCCGGCGGTTCACCTTCGTCGGAGCGTTCGTCACACGCATCGACTACACCCCGGGCGGCATGGAATCCCTCACCGTCCGCTACTTCTACGACTACTAGCCGATCAGCTTCGTGTAGTCGGCGGCGGAGAGCAGGTCGTCGGTCGACGCCCCTGCCGCCAGCCTGATCTTGAACAGCCAGGTGATGTACGGGGCGTTGTTGACGTCCTTGGGGGTGTCGGCCGCGTCCGCGTTGACCGCGACGATCTCGCCGGTCAGCGGCGAGTAGATGTCGGACGCGGCCGTCACCGATTCCACGACGCCGATCGCGTCATCGGCCTTGACCTGCGGGAACTGCGCACCGTCCCCCGGCAGCTCGAAACTCGTATGCGCTAGCGAACGCACAGCAAGATCGTTCTCGCCGGGAGTTCCTGCACCTCAACTACTCACACCTGGTGCAGCGGCTGCACCGAGAATGATCATGCTGGATGACCACTGACCACTGACCACTGACCACTGACCACTGACCACTGACCACTGACCACTGACCACTGACCTCGTCGAGTCGCCTCCGACGGGATAGACCCAGCCCTCAGACAGCTGCCGACGCACGTACAGGCGCCCCACGACCTCCTGCTCACCGTCGGGCAGCAGCACCCGGATCGGCACCGGCTCAAACCCCTCGGAGGACGTCACACGCCCACCGTAGAAGGCGCCGTCCCGCCGGCCACGGCCACGTCACTCAGGTCGTCCTCGGTGCAGGCCTCGGCGACGGCCGCTACACCCAGCGTGTGTCGGAAGTCGAGCCCGCCGAGGTGGCGATCCTGGTGTGTGACTAGAGTCAGAGGCATGGCAACACCAGTGCTTCAAGCAGTTGAGTCGAACGGGACGACCTGGGATGACGCCTCTGAGGAGCAGCTGCACGACCTGCTAGCTGACATGAGTCTCGGATCACGATTTGTCGTCGTGCGGCGGCTTGATCTGGAGCCTGCAGATCAGCACTACATGCAGGTCTATCTCAATGACGACCTTAGCTATCAGGTGGAATACCGTGAGGGAGGGCCGGACAGGCACTTCCAGACATGGGTACCCCGCGGGCACGGGGTCTTCGCAGTGGAACCTGTGGCTGAGGTGCTGCAGGGTTGGGCCTGCGGGCGACCTGGCTGGCGTGACACTCTTTCTTGGGTTCCGTGGTCACCTGCAGAGTCGTGCGCCCGTCACCACCCCCTCACAGCCACTCGTTGATAGCTGCGACCAGAACAGTCGCTCCATAGCGGACGGCTAGTTTGTCGTACTCGCGGCCACGGCTTGGTGCCTTTGAGGCGGTTGATGCCGCACTCGACCGCGTGCCTGGCCTTGTAGTCTTCCGGATCGAATTTCGGTGGACGGCCGCCGTGGAAGCCGCGGCACTTACGGTTGCGCACCTGGTCGGCCTTGTCCGGGATGGTGCAGCGGATCCCGCGGCGGCGCAGGTAGGTCCGGTTCCGACGGGAGGCGTACGCCTTGTCAGCCCCCACCCGATCGGGACGGACGCGCGGCTTGGCGGTCAAGAACATCGCTGTCCAGCGAACCGAGATCACTCCGGAGGAGCTCGCCACACTCAGGCAGGTCATCAAGGATGCACAACCCCCATCTGGAGAGCCGGAACACCTATATACACGGGCGGGCGTGGGCGAGGTGAACGGCAACCTTTGGCGATGAACCGAAGGCCAAGGAGCGGGTTCCGCACCAGGCCGCTTGCCGTGGCCGACTTGGAGACTCTCTCGGCCGAACTGCAAGCCTTGGCCAACCGCACCGTGGAGTGGACATACGCGGTCTTGCAGAAGACGCACGCACACATCTCCAAAGCCGACGACGATGAGTAGCCCGGCAAACCTGCAAGCCCGCCATATCCGCCCAGCGTGTTCGCCACGAACCCACGGGTCCGTCACCGAAAGTGGCGGCATCGGACCCGCGGGTTCCCGCTGAAGAACCTTCAGTTTCCGCGAACTCACGGGGATCACGGCCCGGAGCTCCCGTCTCTGCCCCGGCCGCAAGATAGCCGTCAGAGATAGGGGCGTCGGGTCACTACAACTGGTCCCGGTCCCCCTCAGCAACGCCTGAGTACCTCAGCAACGATTGGTATGCCGCCTGGACTACGGGCTCCGGTTCTGGGAGGGACTCCCCCCGCTGGTATGCCCCCAAGCACTCCAGTGCGTCGCTGCAGATATCCCTGTCGCGCCCGTGGCTGGCTTCAGCCGACGTTTCTGTGGGGAGGCTGTAGATCATCCTGATGTCCATCCAGATGCGCCGTCGTAGGGGACGGTCAGGAACTCGCAGCATCGTGATCTCGATTCGCTCGCGGCGATCCTGCATGCGATGGAAGCGTTTGACCTTCTTCTGCGGGGATAGGGTCTCCGATCTCCAGAAGGCGCTTGGATATGTGTGCCGGGTGTCCTCCGCGGGCCATTCGTAGCTGCCCACTTTTAGGCGGATGTCCTTCTGGATCTCCATGAACTCGGACATAGCCTGCTCGATGGCCGCCTGAGCCGCCTCTGTCCGTGCAGCCTTTACCTGCTGATGTTGCTCCCAGACCGTGCCGGCGAAGGTCGTGGCCCCGCCTACGAGAGCACCGCCCAGGGCGAAGAGTCCTGCCGTCAGATCGCTCATGAGCTGCGTCCTGTGGCTGACCGCAGCGTGGCTTCGGCCTGGCCTGGCCACCGGCCAGGATGACGGTCACGGTACGACGGCGATACGGCGGCCGTGGGGGGCTGGTACTCGGGTCTGTCTGATGGGGTGGGCAAGGGCTTGAAAACGGCGGCAACACCAAACTGGTTCACCATGACCATCACGCTCAAGTGGGCCTCCGGCGGCTGGACGTTGCGCGAGCTTCGTGATTCACACAGCACAGCGCGCTTGGTTGTCCACCTTGCGCCTCGACACCACCCTGGCGGCTTTCCGGGGGAGAAGGACACCCGGATGCATCCGGGATCGGAGGTAGGAGTCCTGAGCCGACCCAGCGTGTTCGCCGTGAACCCGCGGGTCCATCCCCGCAAATGTCGGCACTGGATCCTCGGGTTCCCGCTGTCAGTGCACCGATGCGCGGACAGGACGCCACCCTGGAGCGGCTCCGCGTCGACTGACAACTCGAAGAAGCCCTGACCCACGGGCCCGACCCGCTTCACCTCGCCGAGGTGTTCGGGCTCGACGAGAAGACCGCCATGCGTTACGCGGACTCGGCCCGGCGCCTCCTGGAAGCCAGTGCCGAATCGTGGAGCGTCGTGCCAGCATCGGCGGATGATCAACGCTGAGGACCTGGTCGGCAGGCACCTGCTGAAGGTGACGACGTCCTGGCACCACTACAAAAAGACCGAACCCTCCCTCCTGCACATGTGGCTGCACATGGACGGCCTTGGCCCCGTTCGGTTCCACACGCCGGACGACGGGTTGTTCCTGGAGATCGATCAGCCTCACGGCCCCTACGACATGGACGAGTACGGTCACACCACGGTCGAGGACGACCTGCCCAGCTTCCCCATGGCCCGGTTCGTCGGCCAGCGAATCCTCTCCGCCCGGGAGATCCGCTACCGGCGCGGTAACTACGACTTCGCCATCGGCATCACCGTCCAGTTTCCCGACGGCACCATGCACATCCTCAACCTCGCGGACGAGATCGTCCTGGCCCATGATCAGCACCTGGGTCCGGTTGAGTGATGGGCGACGTGTGAGTTGCAGTGGTTTGCGACGGTGTCCTGCACTGGATGTGGGACGTGTTGTTGCTGGTCGTGGGTCTGTGCGGGGTGTTGTAGGTGTCGTTCTTTGGGTGAAGGTCGGTGTCGTTTCCTGTCGCCGGTCGGTGAGTCTGCACAGTCGCTGTGTTCCTGACCTGGTGTTGTGCAGGTTGGTTGAGCGGGTTTGTGGCTGGGTGGCTCAATGAATCTGCGTAGTGTCGGGATGCTTTCTCCGTCTGACCTGAGATGTTTCCGATCCTGGATGTGGTTGTGCAGGTTGGTTGGGGACTGCGCAGTTTCGCTGGTTGTTGGTATGTGGCTAGTCCCTCGACGGCACCGACCACCAAAGCCACAAGGAAAACAGGGCAGTGGCTACGTAGGTCACAACGGAGAGCGTTTGTCTCTGGAGACGGAGAGCACCTGCCGGTCGTTGGCGTGTGGAATGTCGCTGAGAGATAGGAGCGGCGGGGCGGAGTGGAGGCTAGGTGGACCCGTCTTGGGGGAATCACGCGCCCCCAGCGGCCGCCGGGAGGGCCCTGGTGGAGCCGATTCTGTTCAGGGAGCCCGAGGAATCCCGCGTAGGCCTGCCCCCAGCGAGCGGCCGGACTTCGTGGTACTCGCCCTGGCTCTTCGGGGTGATCTGGAAGGGCCGGAGCGGCAGAGTTGAAGAGGTGCTCGCCGACTTCGAGCCAGGAGGCCCCGCGTAGACAAAGCCAAAGTCCCCGCGTCAGCAAGTAGTTGCTACTCTGGCAAGTAGATGCCGGGGTAGACATAGGGATGCCCCGGCGACGACGGGAGGGGTTTGGCATGCGCGAACAGGCCGATGCGGCCGCAGCGTTGAAGGGGATTGCGCGGATCGAGGCGACCGCGCGGGGGCGAAGCGGCTGGTACGCCGGCTACCTGTGGTTCTTCGCCGTCTGGCAGCTTGGCCTGGTTCCCGCCGTGCTGCTGTGGCACGGACCGACGGGGACACTGGTCAGCACACTGGCGAATGCCCTCGTGGTCATGGGGCTGTCCCTGTTCGCCGCGCGGCAGCCTGTAGTTCCGCGCGGCTACGGCGGCCGGCACCTCAGAGTGATCGGCGCCTGGGCGGTGGCCTACGGCTTGGCCCTCGCGCTCGGCTTCACGGTCTTCGTGGACAGTGTCGCCTTCGCGGCCGTGGCTGCCCTCGCGTGCGCGCTGCCGGCCTCTGCGGCAGCCTGGCGGGAGGCGCGCGCCGTATGACGCAGGGAGCCCTGGAGGGGGCAGGACGGGGCCCTCACCCGCGGCACGCACTCGCACCCCTTCTGGCCTCGGCTGTGCGTCTGTCGATCGTCGCAGCCCTCGCTGCCGTGGAGAAGGCCGAGTTCGCCTACGTGCGGGATCTGGTGGAGATCACCGACTCCGCGTTGTCGAAACAGGTCTCGCGCCTGGAAGAAGTGGGCTGGGTGACGGTCGAGAAGGGGCAGGTCGGACGCCGGCCGCGGACCTGGCTGCGTCTGACTGAGGATGGAGCAACTGCTTACCGGCGCCACCTCGCCGCGCTCACGGCGATCGCGGGTCCACTGCGCTGATACGGGCGGGACGGACGGCTGGCCACATTGTGGCCAGCCGTCCGTCCGAGCCTTGACGGCGGTAGACCGCTCGTCACGAAAAGTCCGCCTACCGTCGAATGCTGCATGAACCTGCACAGCACGAAACTCGCCTTGAGGCAAGCACCGGAGCGCTGCTAGAACTCGGCAACACGATTCTGATGGGGCGAAGTCTGCTCTCCCTGTTCAGCAACATGCGCTCTCGCTTCGCGGCGATGAAGCCAGACATGCCGAACTGGGTTCCTCGACCCGTCGTACAA is part of the Streptomyces sp. NBC_00250 genome and harbors:
- a CDS encoding winged helix-turn-helix domain-containing protein, which encodes MRLSIVAALAAVEKAEFAYVRDLVEITDSALSKQVSRLEEVGWVTVEKGQVGRRPRTWLRLTEDGATAYRRHLAALTAIAGPLR
- the fxsT gene encoding FxSxx-COOH system tetratricopeptide repeat protein; this encodes MAAAFVQASGGSVAAGRDIVASALGPHSSVTIHQPSRPEPVWPMRIGTPPLLASAFQPRSGLRAEIDSVRGAGKTPVLAQVLSGPGGVGKSQLAAAYVHEAVLDGTELVLWVPAADVQQVVSLYAQAAVLVQAPGALGEDSEQDARAFLGWLAATSRTWLVVLDDVADPGAVAPWWPPGRPGIGRVLATSRLKDVRLTGQGRARIDIGVFSGTEAAAYLEQRLGAEGVGHLLDGSAQELAEDLGHLPLAIGHAAAYLINEQLSGGAYLRRLRDRTRGLDELLPVWADTEGYGRHVGAALLLSLDAATTASPDGLVRLVLELAALLDPAGHPEALWSAPAVLDHLARHRQPAASAESTPTPDEVRSALLVLHRYALINYSAHREHLHVGIHSLTARAVREAGPAPGSEPASSAVSAAADGLLSIWPDPDQREHALAAVLRANTATLARTDASEPWRDNTRALVFRAGRSLLDNGLTHAARVYWQEVVPQAEESLGADHSDTLTALAELARTYRVLGTYEEALRLSERVLASRERFLGGDHPDTLRAQAEVGSSFRQLGRYEEARRLDEHVLAVRERLLGGDHLDTHEARGNLASSYRMLGRPQDAHRLNQLVADAQQRLLGGDHPKTLGTLLHVASTHGALGQYEEAFRIRQQVLIARAQLLGPDHPDTLNAQSNLVVSYAELGRHEEARELGLHVVAQRQRLLGEHHPETLRARANLAHVYRELGLHGDALLLAEQVLAEREQLLGTDHPDALLSRLDLSQIYEALGRYHDALHVAEALLADCERILGPKHPYTLIAHAGVAQHHGQLGHYDIALSLGEQAMSESERVLGPDHPTTLTVRGSLATVYAKMERREEALGLITTVAAALERTLGPEHPHTLQSRLSLAALYDRTDRNEDALRLHQQSVTDAERLRGRDHPDTLSARGNLAQHYCAVGRYEEAISLGERVLSDRERIFGPDHPATGLARNNLAYSYQAVGRHEDALPLLATAIAVCEQALGPEHPDTLDARGGLALVHLDIGRAEEGLRLLESLVADGERVLGPDHPLTANYRCCLLVAQMDTGHTDEAIAVAEQSAVDRERALGADHPQTLAAKLQLSVAYGSADRHSDAARVLAFMLGASERVHGPEHSETVLVLMALANSLCALGRYEDALALEERVLTTHERQLGPDHPDTIDARSSLAITHTLLGRHEEALRLREQVLSDRTRTLGPNHPDTLEAADLAAASRSALGPPDSTHPVEPTE